Part of the Pyricularia oryzae 70-15 chromosome 3, whole genome shotgun sequence genome, GCTCTTCTATGGCCGGGATACTGGGGTTATGCTTTTGCTTCAAAGGGCTGCATTGTGGCATTTTGAAATGGCTGTTATGTTCGCATTTCATTTCTCCATCTAATAGTATTTATTTCATATTTTTACGACAGCATTCGAACTGGTGATTCTCGTCTGAATGGTGGAGTGGGCGCCGAGATGCACGAAGCGGTGTTGATATCACGTGCTGCCATCCCCGCAATCCCCACACTGTTCCACGTGCTAGCTACGGAAACAAGAACAAGGCTGCGTTGCGTGGTATTGTTTTCTTTGGTATCGTGAACGCGAGCATCGCTCCTTCCTTTCTGATTGTATTGTGACTACCAATAGATGACCCTGCGTATGTATTGCTGACACACTTGCGCACATTGTTTGTaatgttttttttaaccCCGACTCCAGCGCAAAAGTTCGATCTGTAACATGGCAATCAGCCCGAGGGAACATATGGCACGCGAGATTATTCGGGTCTGAGCTTTCATTTGGACAACCAAAATCTACCAATTTAACGCCATGGAGCGGCCAGAACTGTTCATTCCAGCTTCGGTAGTCGGTCAACTAATTGTCAAGCGAGACTACCATGTCATACTCAGAAATTATGTCCGAACTGTGGGTGACAGCAAGCACCGTGCAGCTTTCAAAGGCCCGTCGGATCAGCGCGCTCATCTCCATCATTGTCTCTTGGTCACAACCACTGGCTGGCTCATCCATCAGGACGATTTTACTCCCCTGCCTCTTCACTTTCAGCATGGTCATGGCGAAACCGAACAGTTGGCGTTGGCCATGAGAGAGCGGAAGCTTGTCCATGTTTAATCCCAACCCTAGTTCTCCAGCCTGTGACCTTATGTGGTCCCATAAGCCTACCTCGTTCAGGACAGAGATCATTTCTTCGTCTGGTATCTGAGCCAAATCGCCCTCCGAGCTGGAAGCGTATAGACCAAGGCTTATACGAACCGTCGTGCCCGGTAGGAAGAATGGCGACTGCGGGATGACTGCAAATGCTTTCTTGACGGCGGAGGGGCTGATTCGCGCCATGTCTTCACCGTCGACTAGGATCTCTCCCGAGCTTGCATCCATGAGACGGAGGAGAAGGTTTAGAATTGTTGACTTGCCGCTGCCAGTTCTGCCACATAACCAAACCTTCTGACCGGGTTCAACGCTAAAGGTTAAATCCTGGATTACCTTTGTGGTTACGCCATCTTTGCCGGTATACCCGGCAGCTACGTTGCGAAATTCTAGATGGCCTCGCGTTGGCCATTCTGCAGGCGGCTGCACAAGCCTCGACTCGTCTTCCTCGGACGGCACCATCTCAACGCAGTCCCTGATGCGATCCACGGCCCCGAGGGAATTTTCAACCTCGGTATAGGTCGCCACGAGCTGAGCGACAAGGACGCTGAACCCAATCACACTCGAGAGTCCTACGCCTAGAGAGGCAGAATTGGTGCTTTCGCGGAGCTGTGTGGCCAAGATGACCATCAAGGTGGCCAACGCAGCGACGGTGCAGTCGAGCACGAAGCCAAGCCAGCGCTGGATCATGAACAAAAGATAGATGGCTCTCTTGGACCCGTCAACTCTGACGTGGCAGCGGCCGAGGTACCAAGACTGCCACCCAAAAGCGCGGATGGTTGACAGGCCTTCCATGGTCTCGGTCAACAGCGTGTATATGGGTGCCTTTAACTCGAGCTCTAGGACGCGCAGCTGGCGAGAGGTACGCAGGTAAAAGTTTGCAAGCAGCCATAGTGCCAAGATGGTGAAGGGCAAAGAAATGCTCATATAGTTCGCACCGTACATGATAAGGGCGAGCTGGCCGATGATGAGTGCACCGGTTGATGTGGTCTGGAAGATGCTTATGGGCAGCATGCCGTTGAGAACAGCCATGTCCTGGCTGAAGCGGTTGAGAATGATGCCCGAGTCTATCCCTGAGAAGTAAGACAAGGGTGCCGAGAATATGGTAGAAACCAGTTGTTGATGCAGTCCGCCTGCTGTGATTGGTGTGACGGACATGAAGAGCCACCAAAAGACAAAAGCGAAGCTTGTGCAGCCTCCTACAGCAAAGGTGAAGTAAACGCCGACAAAGGTAGGGTAGCGATCGCGGGAGGAGGCCTCGGTCCACCACTGCACCCAGATGCGTTGGATACGCGTCAGGACAGCCAGAGATATCACTCCCAGGACGAGAACGGCCAGCCTAAAGAAGCCGACTGGCCCAAAGAAGAACCGATAGGTACTGGCAGTTTTGGAGCTTTCCTTGCTCGCTGCTGGCTGTGTTGGCGGGGTTTTCTTGTCGTTGAGGGCATCGGGTTTGTTGAGTTTAGGTCTAGCCTGCTCGACTGGCTGTTGTTGTATCTGCTCGTTCTTGGGAGGTGACTGCTCCTCACTAAATAGGAGAGTGCTTGCTTCCCTTGGAACCATCTTGCCATTCTGGTCTAAAACCACAACTTGATCGGCCTGGCCCAGCAGGACATTATCGCAAGAGGTCGTCGCAAGCATGACAGTCGTACCGTGTCGAGCAGCCCAACCGGAGGTTGGAGCAAGAAGCCTGTCTCTGATGGTCGCCTCGGTTCGCGAATCGAGCGCTTGGAAGGTGTTATCCAGGATCAACAGCGGCGCGCGTGAATACAGCGCCCTCGCAAGGGCTAGTCGAT contains:
- a CDS encoding canalicular multispecific organic anion transporter 2; this translates as MSVVLGVKTILLVLEAVPKTIIAATIPGTAQNGQEEKQESTDKRGKRQAPHEQTAGVYARRSFWWLNRILWTGFRNSKLKADDLYEIDDDIKTERYSQALASAWGRADKSKKRALLRSTLSVLKWPLLIPALPRFAQIFLNLAQPLLLLRLLQHVSSPPSAAGTEAEAQERRVGQGLIIATILVYFGLAVFNGYYGSKINRAVVLVRGSLIDLIYRHMLELDLTTCKTTAASGPAGLVTMDVERVDLAVDKLHALWAAPIEVGLGIFLIARQVGWACIGTAVVAAGCTLATTRISRLLPTRQKAWNQSVQRRVALTSTALNNIKSIKMMGGFERHVADRLQAAREAELDASASFRKCMTIVNTLVMVPRQLSAPLVLTLYALGVNNNNGTLLTASQAFTTLALIEIVAVPMGLLLQALPNITSSLACLDRIQAFLLSKARVDHRGQLQTTADMDEKPKNVTTTAISTIDVTTGVSTTVDKTPNLMASFKNASFFYATGEKDASFSLSQISMVLPRGSITIVAGPVGSGKSTLLKAILGELELVAGEVDVNPGPIGFCDQNPWISNGTVRQCIQGNSEYDSELYDDVVRTCALDQDIMRWGEEGSGSGNGSDMNVGSRGMALSEGQKHRLALARALYSRAPLLILDNTFQALDSRTEATIRDRLLAPTSGWAARHGTTVMLATTSCDNVLLGQADQVVVLDQNGKMVPREASTLLFSEEQSPPKNEQIQQQPVEQARPKLNKPDALNDKKTPPTQPAASKESSKTASTYRFFFGPVGFFRLAVLVLGVISLAVLTRIQRIWVQWWTEASSRDRYPTFVGVYFTFAVGGCTSFAFVFWWLFMSVTPITAGGLHQQLVSTIFSAPLSYFSGIDSGIILNRFSQDMAVLNGMLPISIFQTTSTGALIIGQLALIMYGANYMSISLPFTILALWLLANFYLRTSRQLRVLELELKAPIYTLLTETMEGLSTIRAFGWQSWYLGRCHVRVDGSKRAIYLLFMIQRWLGFVLDCTVAALATLMVILATQLRESTNSASLGVGLSSVIGFSVLVAQLVATYTEVENSLGAVDRIRDCVEMVPSEEDESRLVQPPAEWPTRGHLEFRNVAAGYTGKDGVTTKVIQDLTFSVEPGQKVWLCGRTGSGKSTILNLLLRLMDASSGEILVDGEDMARISPSAVKKAFAVIPQSPFFLPGTTVRISLGLYASSSEGDLAQIPDEEMISVLNEVGLWDHIRSQAGELGLGLNMDKLPLSHGQRQLFGFAMTMLKVKRQGSKIVLMDEPASGCDQETMMEMSALIRRAFESCTVLAVTHSSDIISEYDMVVSLDN